The Sesamum indicum cultivar Zhongzhi No. 13 linkage group LG6, S_indicum_v1.0, whole genome shotgun sequence genomic interval CCAGAGTTTGGGATTTAAAATGCACCAcataaaataaggataaattacaatgtgCTCCCCTGaaacttaatataattacaaatatccctttattttttgaaaaattacaaacgtCCCACTAAAATAGacagtatttgtaatttttcaaataacaataagATATTTATAGTCATAGCAAATTCAGAGGAGTGTGAcgcgttgtaatttaccctaaagtaaattacattaacattctcctcaaaatgtatttgtaactttagaaaagaaagaaatagttGCATGATTAAATAGTAGACTGAGAATTTGTGAAGAACTCACTTTCTAGAGGGACTGGACAGGTGACCGGAGAGGTTGCTGCTGGAGCAAGGAGGGAGAGTGAAGCAATGTGTGATGGAACTCTCTCACCACCCTAATGACATAGAAAATATggtgaattattaaataagtacatcaacattattaaatatatgtgtgGGATCACATAAGATTACTGTAATTGTTTAACTTAAAAgccaaaaagaaatgaaagaaaaaaaaattaattgatttttttatgatattttttgaaaaaatttatattgacaCCCTTGAAGTTAGTTTcaaatacacaaacaccccatactctttataaaattataaatatacccaTCAGGGTTGTAGGTGTACGTACAATTACACCCTCCCTATTTAGAGCAAAAAACTTGCACAAATATCTCATGAAAACATCACCCCTCGAAAGGTGtatctgtaattttacaaaagacaagtatatttgtatatttgaatCTAATCTCACGaagtgtcaatataatttacccaaaattatatatatatatatatatattaagatgaGGAAAGtatgtgaaaattaaatattacatataaccCCTTCTTGGAAAATCAAATGTGCTTAAATTTGCACTTACTAGTGAAACCTCAATGAAAGATAAGGAAGAAAAGCATAAAAGGAGCAAAATGAAATGCAACTTTGCAGAGGAAATCATTCTTGATggccttttttctttcctattgggagattttaatttgatttcaaaGGGTAAAAATTGATGTGAATTGCTCTCTCAAAATCCTACTTTTATAGGTGGAAATTAGGGTCACACTCtacatatgaaattaatatacattttcAAGATTACTTGGGATTACACCAAATGATGTTATGCTACTAAAAACTGATTTGAAATTGTAAATCCCATTTTGAATTACTTACCAAAATTTCATGTAATCGAATTggatatatttcataaatcacaatgatttgtaatttgattttggcAAAATTCGGTaaatctgttttttttttttttatagtattacattgattcaacaaatatatattaatatattaaaacagaTACTCACATGTTTGACAAGACTCTAACCCGTGACATTGGTTCATAAGAGCTTGATTTTAGACTCAACCACTAGGCTAAGATAtaattggtcaaaattcaataaatctaAATGCCACAAGTACAGTTTTGGGCCTCATAAGGTTGATTTGGTCTCCTTAGTAACTTGTGAAAACAGAAGATTGGTCCAAATGGCCCAAGCCCAACAAAGGcccattaattttttttctagataaaaattaagatgGCCCGAAAATGGGCCCACGGCCCAGTTACAAGTGACCACGAATTACaaccaaaacaagaaaagcatGCACAGGTGAAGGGTTAATTACTTGTATCAGCGAAATTCACCCAGAGCAAACTGATCCAGATTGCTACGTAGGACCCGACTGTTTGACCCGGAAATCACTCGGGCAACTGTAAAGAGCAGAGTCCCAGCAAACCCGTAACGGCATTTTCATACGGCAATCTTCGCATAACTTTTGCTTCTCATACACAGAAGATTCCACGCGTCAACAAATCATCATACTCTCTCAGCTGGTAGGCCGTTTTGCATTGACCTTTTGTTGTATCATCATTTCTTATtcaagctttttttttttcttgatccatgatttgtttgtgttattttatcagaaaatgTGTGGATTTGATGGGTTGAATGCTATAGTTATTGgtttaaatttatgtataatttttttggagcTCGTGTGTTTGCTCTCCTTGCTCCTTTTCAGTTTTATTCTCCCGTGAGTCTTGATCCGTATGGGTTAGCATTGTTTTCGGGCTTATTTTGAGTTCGTTTTCTTGTTTCCCCTTTCAGATTCTTGGCATGAAAAGGGTTTTTTGGCGGGATTGGTTTGCCATTGGACTTCTTCTGTTGTAATTGGATTTGGGGAGAGATTTTGACTTCCGGgggaggagaaaaagaaaagtgaagaGGGAAAATATAGATTGGCAGAATTTTGAGGTCTAGAGTCTGTTTGTGTAATTGGACTGATGAAAAATCAAGTTTGGCCATGGGTTTTaggattgatttatatatttgcagTTGGAGCTATATGGATTGCTGCTAGTTTTGTGGTACAGTCGGTTGTGGATGGCGGTGTTTCACCATTTCTTGTAACATATATTTGCGATTCATTATTTGTCCTGTTAATACCTTTAGTTGAAATTGTGCGCTACTTGGAAGATAATCATGGGAGTTGGTTGTTTTGGCGAAAAAGAGAGGATACTAATTTGCAAGAATCGAGAGCAGCTGAGGAGAAGGTTCTTCTTGAAGATTACGAGGCTGGTGCTCAAGCTGAGGGATTGAAATCAGATGTGATTGTGCTAAAGAATGATATTGATCATCATAAGGAAGGAGAAGCAATGTCGGAACAGCATCGAGTTCCTGAGTATGTTGGCAGCTGGGGATTGGATGCAAAAGGGCGTTGGACACGTCGAAGAACAGCAAAAGTCAGCCTTTTGATATGCCCCTTTTGGTTTCTGGCACAACTCGCATTTAATCTTTCTCTCAAGTATACTTCAGTCACTGtaagaatttgatttgattcatttttatgtttttgacTTGTACAAATTGTTTACATGTGAATAACAttaagttctttttccttgtatAGTCAAATACTATCCTAAGCAGTTCCTCCAGTCTGTTCACCTTTTTAGTTGCTCTTGTATTTTTGGGGGAGAAGTTCACTTGGCTCAAGCTGATTAGCGTTCTGCTTTGCATGGGAGGAACCATAATTGTCAGCCTGGGCGACTCAAAGGCAGGATCAAATTTAGTTGCCTCAAATCCTGTTAGTGGAGATATTCTGGCTCTTGCATCTTCAGCATTTTATGCTGTATATACCACCCTACTTCGTATTAAATTACCGGATGACGATGATGAAGTACAAGGCCGTGTAAGCATGGCCCAAGTTCTTGGATTCTTGGGTTTGTTCAACCTCCTGTTGTTTCTTCCTGTTGCCCTCATATTAGAGTTTACAAAGCTTGAGAATTTCCACATTCTTAGTGGGAGGGACTTAGGTCTCATTGTCGGTAAAGGTATGATAGTAAAGCTTCAGCCTTGAATTAAAATGTTGGTATATTTTGACCTGTTTGCATGCCTTGGCCTCTAAGATCTGTGCTATTGATGAACCTTTGCAAGGTTGATTTGTCAGAGACTTAAAATTCAgttcattttcttaattggGTAAATCTATATTCTTGTTCGGTGATTCTTATGTTGATACTGTCCAGAAACTCTTCTTTTGTTGGCCCTGATCTTTTGGATCTGTGAGAATTGCTACAGATTTATGATGGTTTTCACCTTAGTGTATAATTGCATCATTATGTAATGACCTGAGTTTTAAAGTTAAGGCTAAAGTTGGGCGACCATGCATCTAATGGATCTTGTAGGATAAAGAGATGAAGTTCTACATAATTGCCGATGCTAGCTGTGGTTTTTGTTATAGTACCTCTGACATCATCACATTTTGAAAGACCAACTTGCCAATCTTTTTGGGGTTTCTTACCATTTATCTTTTGTATGGCGGGAAgaagtgaaaaattaaatggtaGAGGATTTCAGTTACACCAGTTACATAGGCTATAAGCACTAGCCAAAAATGGCTCTGTTTCCCACTGTCGACATCATGAATAGTTACATATCACCTTTCTCTGGATGCATATGTTTACATTTTCACTGCGGTGGTTGTTAATatagttttcctttttcttgttcttgggattttaattactatgacctttttttaaattattttccaacTTTTTGAACTGTTATTAACCTGTAAAAGTTCCACATTTTTTGGTCATtgtgaatattatttttgcttgAACCTATATAGTTGGTAAAAACTATGTAATTCATCATCCAATTTGTTAGCTGCCTCAATGTCCCATCTGATCATCGACTAAGTTTGACTCTGTCACAACATGCATGTCTTGTTTAGATTCAAGATACAACTTCTCATCAGGTTTCTGAGATCTGGTAAGGGCTTTAGATGAACATAGGCTCAAATGACAATTAGCCCATAAAATTACTTGGCTATTTTCTGAAAACAGAGTATAATGCTCTATTCTAGATCTGTGTTTCAAGGAAATAAGATCCCAGATATTTCATATAACATGCATAAAGATTCCACTTTTGATATGCCAAAGAACATGCCAATTGATTTTTAGCTAGAATAAGGCgagattttatatatgaagAAATGGCGATAGATAATGTTTGATTAGAAAATTCTGTTTTCTGTCTTAGACAAAAGGTCGGTGTTGAGGATTAGATCATGTTTGGCTTGATCGACAGTTGTGCTGAAGTAACTGTGTAACCTGattttcttcaactttttAGTAGTCTTTCTGTTTTTCGTTCTctgttcaaatttttgttatctCTTTTAAAATCTCCTTTCTGATGGAGTGGAGGATGGATTTAAGTCTGCAAGGAGGGAGATGAATGCCTATTGCATGAGGAATGGCTTTTCACTTTACTCTTTTGCCCTTATCATGTTTAACATCACTGATCTTGATGGCTTTAGGAatctaaaatcaaaatctccaatcacaaaatcataaaataaaatctgataagTTCTGTTAGATCTTTGTCCAccattattgaattatttccTTTGATCCTCTCTAATGATGTTAAAATTGTTTCTACCATATAAACCGAACTCTAACTTTAAAACTTACACATTCAGGTTTACTGGATAATGTGCTGAGTGATTATTTATGGGCCAAGGCTGTGCTCCTCACAACGACAACTGTGGCAACAGCAGGCCTTTCAATTCAGGTACCATTAGCAGCTATTGTGGACTCACTGACAGGAAATGCGCCCCATCTGTTGGAATATATTGGAGCTGCTGTTGTAATGGTTGGTTTTACGGTCCTTAATATCCCTTCAGGTGTTCTTTCTAGAACTACAGAAGCTAGTCTTGAATTGGAAACTTCAAATAAGAATGCAAATGAACATCGAGATGACCTTTGATACGCACGAGATAGTTTCACTTTGGTGGGATAGAGTAAAATAGCCGATATGTACATTAGTTTAATTGTTTCGACAGAAAAACAGAAATACATATAGTTGATTCTTTGGCGTTGTTCTGTTAGGAGTCGGCATACTGACCCTTCCCCGTGAGACTTTGCATTTAGTACCTGAAACATGAAATGTAAAGAAGTATAGATACTGTTCAAGCCTTTTTTATGAATGTAGTTGAAGCAGCTGCTATTCTTGCCAAGCAACTGAGATAATCTTTCTTTTAGTTGTATACAGTTGTTCGTGggtttatttcttttagtatGTATGGTTACTGTCTGGAAGCAGACAGCATACTCTCTGGAGAGTAATCACCTTTCATTACCCAGACCTTGTGGCAGCAATCTGTCAAGGAGAAATACTTCCATAggtaatatttcttttgatgcatataagaaaaattaatgtcTGCCCATTGAACCTATTGGAAAACCAAGCAGATGCAGGTGGCGATCTCCttgaaaatgggaaaaatgtGGTAGAGATATGAGAAATGAGTAAAGAAAAccctatgaaaataaaatagtagatTACCTCCTTATCAAAATCATTGCTAGGGGGATAATTTGTCACATTTTTTGGAACAAAACGGTAacttgctaattcttttttcacaaaaacgtatttgctcattttaaGTTCacatggggtaaattgcaGTTAACCCTCTTTAAAATCCTCCAAAATCATTATGGCAGTTTAGACACTATACATGTAACATACTACAATCGTTGTTGAGTTGCATTAGGTAGATTTTCGAAATATCAATTGTATacataatatgaaataaaaggCTAACCATATCATATACGGTATGAAGATTCATAACGAGACGTCACTCATAGATACAGCATCTCACGAGCTTGGTTATGGTAAAGTAAGTTATTTTTCTATCTTGATCATATGAGTATCCCGACATCAGTCGGTACGTCGCCTCACAACTTAACATACCCACTAGCACTGACAGATTTTGCGAATCTATTATAACATTGCCTTTGAGAAATGTTATATCTTGATCATACGAGTATCCCGACATCAGTCAGTACGTCGCCTCACAACTTAACATGCCCACTAGCACTGACAGATTTTGCAAATCTATTATAACATTGccttttgagaaattacttTGGAGCCTGCAATGGAAACGATTCCCCCACATTCAATCTTCGCACAGAGGTAAAAGCTCATAATTATTAGTTTAGTCACACTTCCACAATGAATCCCTTTGTAAATGTCCAAGATAATGTCGTGCAATTATAGCAGTACAATAATGATGGGGCAAAGATGCCGTCTCAAAAGCTGAGAAATTACATAGTTGGGCAGCAGGGGCAGCTAACACGTACTAATTGTGGTAAGTCCCAATGTAAATATTGTTTCCATGTGGAATTTGCCAGACCATGTAAATTAGCATCAATAATTTCACAATGATGTTTCGATCATCTACCAGGAACAAATCTTGATAACTCTAGCTCTGTGCTGTATTCATATGTCCGTATCTTTGCATCACTCTCCTTGTTGCTAATGCTGCAGCTTCACTTGCACGCAATGTGCCAGTTGCCATGATTGCTGCAAACTCACTGCTAATCTCCTCTTGTACTCTGTTTCGAGCATCTCCAAGTGGATCCCCAGCAACCGCATTATCAGATGGCTTCTCTTGTGTCCCGCCTTCTATGGGAATAGTTCTCATATCAGACTGTTGATCTACATTCCGTGAAGATTCTGTTCTTGGTTTTTCATCAACATCTTCATCCTTTGTCTGTGTGGATTGGGCATAACCCGCACGGGTCAACTTAATGGCACTGGCTGTCTGATTGGACTGAGCAACTGTCGAAGGCCTGAACTGGGGTGCCTGGGGGACTGCACCTGCTCTTAGAGTAGTCTCTAATTGCTGTATCATTGGCACTGCAcaaaaacatttatttttagataagcAAACAACGCTTAGCATAGAAAGCAATAATCATCATTACAATCTGTTTGGTATGCACAAGCAGATTTTCACTTTCTGGCATGTTTATGAATTAGATACTTCTGGAACCATTTAATTCCAGAAAATATGATAGCAAGCAGATTACATGAATTCAACTCCCAGCCCCTCAATGTTTGGTTAGCCATGCTATGAGGATTTGAAGCACCATTGTCGCAAGAAATCCTCTAGCAGCAGTATCTTTCAAACCTACTATTGCTATGAATAAGCTTAGAGTTGTAGATATCTGTAATGCACAAGAGTAGGATGAGAAAGGATCAACCCAAACAGATGGAGAGAAATTGGTAATTTGTTAGGAGATGATCTTCTGGGTGGAAAGCATGTTTTATCATTAGAAGTTCCAACAGGCCAAGCAGTTTTTGAGCAGATGCCACTGGCCAGTAGCCAGCTGATAGTTGCTAGCATCTATTAAGATGTAATGGCAATAATAACCTGGTGACACCACAATTGCTCCACTGCATTCACTCACAAGACACATTTTATCCATGAAATATGGCATAATTTAGACAATCATACGATAAGGAAGGGACTTACAAATGAGAGCACCCATGGGGCTGCTCATAACTTCATTTGGGAGATTCAAGATGTAGTCTGGTATTGAAGCACCAACGAGAAACTGGGCAACCTCATTACTAAAATTGTTGCAGTTATGAGTCAGCAAACTGTAAGTTTCAGCTGTGTAGCGAGGACCAATCTCTTGCAAGTACATCTCGAATACATCCTTAGGCACATGCGTAAAACCAAGATCTACAACTCGAATTGGAGTACCATATGGAGTTGTTCCAGCAGGAGCACTTTGTATGCCACCTCCAAAGTAGTACTCATAACCATATACTACCACTCCAGTGTGcctgcaaaaattaaaagaaatttatatacatatgaagATCTGAGGTTTTGCAATAGGGAGGATGACATTTAGTAAAGTACCATATTCACAAATTCTGTCTATGAGGAAAAAACTCAGGAATCCACATAAAATCTATACTTCAAGCTTTTGGAATTCCATTATTAGAAACAACAGTTACAAAGAGATACAATCCTTACCATATGCCTTCAATAGGCTTTCCCAAGAATGTTGTAGATAATTGCCTGGCAAGGCCCTGGCTTAAGTCATACACGTTCAAGGCAACCTTGTAACCTTCCTGAAACAACACAAGGTTTCATAAATGGATATGCACAgcaaatttttagtaattttcttcttctgttcCCCCTGCCATCACAACATCTTCTAATTGATCACAAACAATTTGATGAAATGTGTACCTCAGCCATCACTGGCAGTCCCACCAGAACGACTATGATAAAGAATAGGGCGAGactctatttttaaataatgaaagcTGACctacaaacaaaaaaacattaaGATTACACTTCAGAGGACAGCAAATGTTACTGAGGGATACAAAGTCAGAGCTCACTAGTAAAGAATAACAAAGCAAATCATAAAGCAAAAACCCTTCGACATGCCAGAGCCCAGAGAAAAGAGAAGTTTCGGCATCAGGTGTCAATGTCAAATGTGATAATAGAGCCACAAGCAAACATTGGCCATCACAAACACAGCAAGTTAGTTAACCTCTCTTTCGAATTTCAAGCAACTTCACTTGAACCTGTTGATACTCATCTCAGAATGAAAGTCATCTTAAGTTACCTCTACATGAGACCTGAATGGCTTCCTGAAACAGTGATTCTCCTCATCACGACAATGTAATACAGTCAGAAAGGTACAAACCTGGCCGCCAACCTATGAGATGTTGTCTTACAAACACAACAGAACAATTCTAAGAATTTGAGGACTCAAGAGTTCAGTAAAATCTTGTTTCCATGACTAGCAAAGACCAATGGCAATGTACAGTAAAAGAGCACAACCAATGGAGACAGTTTGCAAGGATGGAAGAAACAGGATAAAGAGCAGAGAAATATAAGTTAATGACGAGTATGAAGCATCATCTTGCCACGCATTAAATGTGAATAAACCAAATATGACAAAGGATTTGAGGCGCTCAGACAAATCTCCAATCTCAGGCAATTTTAAAGATTGCATCATCAATTAGATTAAGAAGACAACaagatattaataatgtatacTCAATGCCCGAAAAACATAAACTGTCCCTCTCTAATTTAACCCGTACTCCACAACAAACTCCTACAGAGATACAGTTTTGCAATCTCCTTCTCCCATAGCAAATATCACATCAACTATAAACACATAAATCAAAATGTACCAATCTTCCCAACgcttcaaaataaataataactaaataaaagaaaaaccacaGGGTCCACAACCGAATTTCTCTCGATCCCAACCAATTTCCACAAAACTCAGCAGCTCCGGCATATATGTCcttcaaaaaatacataaaaaatcgAAACTGTGCGAAACTACCGGATACCTCAGATCAAAACGGAAGCAAACAAAATTCAAGCAGAGACCACATAAAATCATCAATCCAAATCCACATAGAGAATCAAAGTCGAAAAGTACCACCAAAACAAACAGGAATTATCTGCGCAACAATCCCAAAAAAGTTGGAGAAAATCAAAGCACATTCTCCTAGATAACAAAAGCAAGACAATGTAGAATTACGTAGCGTACCTGAAGAGAGAGGAATATTACAAAACCAACCGCAAGCGTGAGAAATTCACAGGATCTCAGCGTCAATTTCAGAAAATCTGGGAGGGGCCTTTTATACtgtgtggaaaaaaaaaaaacaaaaaccaaaaagagcGAGGGAAAAGATTCCCTAAAACGACCAAGAGGTTTCCGCTTCTTCGACTTTCTAGAATCTACCACCCAGTCATAACCCGACACGTCACTGGATCTTTGATGTTCCCTTTCGTTGTTCAATTTTctatggaccaaaattgagcaACTCTCTCAGCACGCGATCACCCACCTTCCAATTCCAACTCATTTTTTGgtggaaaattaaataaatatagggGTATACATGTCGTTTTCGAATTTGTGCTAAAACTCGAATATAAGTTtgcttttcaaaatatatatactaattgtCACTGCACACGTAATCTTGTGAGTATATCAAAAAGAATCGTAAAAAGAGatgaatataaagaaaaaatagaaacaaacatgATGAGAggggatgaaaaataaaaaagtaaaaaatatgaagtgaGACGAGAGAGgaaaaataagttataattatgaatttattaaaaatatataaatttagtatagaaaaattgtaatttttattctacACGATAGAGAGCATTATTCTTTTGATCTCATACTTTAAGGACTTAGcacatttaatcataataagataaaaattataacattttttttctacatgataaaaaattataacacgTTTTGTTtcatatagtaaaaaaaaaatatagcatttTTGTTCCAAGTAGAATAACTTTTAACCTATGGAACCAGATGTGATAAATTCATAAACGGTAGACGAAAAGTGCAATAATCTTTATTGTGTGgtaccaaaaatgtaattttccccTTTATGAGAAAAGGAAACGTGGATAAGTAATGTAAGAGAGAAAcgtataaatattgaaattactattttgatcattttttttaaaataaagataaaaaaataaattaaatgataaatatgtatattcaaacgtaaaaacatatatttattataagtgTGCAAGTGccctgctttttttttttttgtagagacatttttttttttatctataataacCATgtagccttttttttttttttttttaaggaatttttttttttatctataataacCATgtagccttttttttttttttttgcaaaatttagtGGAAAAAATTGTCatcttatattaaaaatgcattaaaattgcaacaaaattagatataattatctccaaaaagtCCAGTGGTTTtcaaaccataaaaaattaccttAAGCCTTGCAAAAGTGTTTTCCATCCTTTACTTAACTATTCAGATGAGATTGAATCAAAAGTGCAACACTTCTTATccaatgagaccaaaagttCGATTCTTCCTTCGGGTCTGTGTTTTTC includes:
- the LOC105163516 gene encoding thiamine-repressible mitochondrial transport protein THI74 — its product is MKNQVWPWVLGLIYIFAVGAIWIAASFVVQSVVDGGVSPFLVTYICDSLFVLLIPLVEIVRYLEDNHGSWLFWRKREDTNLQESRAAEEKVLLEDYEAGAQAEGLKSDVIVLKNDIDHHKEGEAMSEQHRVPEYVGSWGLDAKGRWTRRRTAKVSLLICPFWFLAQLAFNLSLKYTSVTSNTILSSSSSLFTFLVALVFLGEKFTWLKLISVLLCMGGTIIVSLGDSKAGSNLVASNPVSGDILALASSAFYAVYTTLLRIKLPDDDDEVQGRVSMAQVLGFLGLFNLLLFLPVALILEFTKLENFHILSGRDLGLIVGKGLLDNVLSDYLWAKAVLLTTTTVATAGLSIQVPLAAIVDSLTGNAPHLLEYIGAAVVMVGFTVLNIPSGVLSRTTEASLELETSNKNANEHRDDL
- the LOC105163517 gene encoding desumoylating isopeptidase 1, which produces MAEEGYKVALNVYDLSQGLARQLSTTFLGKPIEGIWHTGVVVYGYEYYFGGGIQSAPAGTTPYGTPIRVVDLGFTHVPKDVFEMYLQEIGPRYTAETYSLLTHNCNNFSNEVAQFLVGASIPDYILNLPNEVMSSPMGALILPMIQQLETTLRAGAVPQAPQFRPSTVAQSNQTASAIKLTRAGYAQSTQTKDEDVDEKPRTESSRNVDQQSDMRTIPIEGGTQEKPSDNAVAGDPLGDARNRVQEEISSEFAAIMATGTLRASEAAALATRRVMQRYGHMNTAQS